From the Candidatus Effluviviaceae Genus V sp. genome, the window GCCGAGCCGCCGCTTCGGTCTGTCGCCGAGCATACCCTACGCATCGGTGGCCGTTACGGAGCTCGACCGGCGCATCGCGCGCTCCGCGGGTGGGCTCTGGACCGCCGGCCTGGTCTCTCCCTGGGACGATACCCCGCTCGGGGTGGCAGTCACGCACGACATCGACTTCCTGCCGGACCACCCCGGGGCCTCGCTCTCGAGGTGGGCCCGGAACACGGCCGTCGGCGCGTTCCGGATGCGCAGTCTCGAGACCGCATTCCGCGCGGGGACCTCGATCGCAAGGCCGTTTCTCGGGCGAACCTGGCTTCACAACGCCCTCCGTCGCTTCCGTGAACGCGAGCAGAAGCGAGAGGTCCGCTCGACATGGACCGTCGTTTGCAGGGCGGAACACGGCAGGGACCCCACGTATCGCCTCGAGTCGGACGCAACGCGCGCCGCGCTGGACGGGCTCGCCTCGTCCGGCGCCGAGATCGGGGTCCACGGGAGCTACACGAGCCTCGACGGCCCCGGACGACTGGCCGACGAGTACGACAGACTGAGGGTCTTCGGCTTCCGTCCGGTCGGCGGACGGCAGCATTGGCTCAGGTACGACGGCGACGGCCTCTTTCGCGAACTCGAGCGTGCGGGAGCGCTCTACGACGCCACGGCCGGGTTCCACGAGGACGTGGGCTTCCGGCACGGCGCGGCGTTCCCGTTCCCGCCGTACGATCTCGAGCGGGAACGGGCATTTCAGCTCCTGGAGCTGCCGCTCGTCGTCATGGACGTCGCGCTGGCCGTCTCGACGCCTCCCGACCAACGACTCGACCGGTGTCGGGCCGTGTTGAGAGAGGCGTCCCGCTGGACGTGGGGAGGCGTCAGCGTGCTCTGGCACGATACGAGCCTGACGAACGCGCTGCATCCCGAGTCGCTCGGCGAACTCTACTTCGAGCTGCTCGACGGACCGGGGTGCTTCTGCACAGGGAAGGAGCTTGCTGAGACGGTGCGCGAGCGATACGCTGTCGCCGGACTGAAGATCGGGTCTGCCGGAGGTTCGTCCTGATGGAGCGCCTCGAGCGCAGAGAGCACGACGCGTGGGACGCGTTCGTCGACGCCACCGACGGCGGGACGGTCTTCCATACGGCGTGGTGGCATCGCGCGTGGGGCGCGCCCGTCGAGGTCTACGCGCGGCGGGACGCCGGAGAGTTCGAGGCCGGCATCGCCGTGAGTACCGGGCGCTATCTCGGTGTCACGGCCGTTCGCCGCCCGCCGTTCACGCCGGCCAACGGTCCCGTCTTCTCAGTACCCGACCTCTCTGAACGGGGGTCGGCCTACTCGAAGCTCGTCGCCGAGTGGAACGACGCCATGTCGGCCTGTCCCCGGGCCGGGATCTACGATTTCGTCGTCCGACCGGGCTCGCCGCCGGCCCTGCCGCTTCTGTGGAACGGCTACCGAGCGTCCCCCACGTACACGTATGTCATACCCGCCGTGGACGAGGGGGAATGGCCCGCCCGGATGTCCAGCATGAACCGCCGCAACCTCAGGAAGGCGCACGCCGAGGCCGATGAGAGGCGTCTGGCCGTCGAGACGGGCACACCGATGATCGAGGTCGTCGACCTCTTCCTGCAGACTGCGCGCGACAAGGGCTTCGCCATCCGGGGCGGCTCCGACCGCCTGGTGGCCTGGTG encodes:
- a CDS encoding GNAT family N-acetyltransferase translates to MERLERREHDAWDAFVDATDGGTVFHTAWWHRAWGAPVEVYARRDAGEFEAGIAVSTGRYLGVTAVRRPPFTPANGPVFSVPDLSERGSAYSKLVAEWNDAMSACPRAGIYDFVVRPGSPPALPLLWNGYRASPTYTYVIPAVDEGEWPARMSSMNRRNLRKAHAEADERRLAVETGTPMIEVVDLFLQTARDKGFAIRGGSDRLVAWWSEVASREAGTIYTVRDEHTMPACSTLVVRDRRTAYYLAGGMRSDVRSESRLNLVLFERMINDAHALGLDFDFEGSSLPGVERFFRGWGGELREGMRYVRIPALHAYIAWQAHRYMRRGHHTGEWVSLP